A single genomic interval of Mucilaginibacter boryungensis harbors:
- a CDS encoding Maf family protein, whose protein sequence is MDSIKIILASKSPRRQELLRQMDVDFRIVLKEVDESYPDGLTPTEIAVYIAEKKSMAFDEEAGDEIVLTADTIVEINGLILGKPETEAHAVEMLKMLSGKVHRVVTGVCLMYKGQVNKFFDVSEVFFRKLTDEEIINYVTKYKPLDKAGSYGIQEWIGVTAIERINGSYTNVVGLPTEKVYQQLLKMKDL, encoded by the coding sequence ATGGACTCAATAAAAATTATCCTCGCATCAAAATCTCCACGCCGGCAGGAACTGCTGAGGCAAATGGATGTAGATTTCCGAATTGTACTTAAAGAAGTTGATGAAAGTTACCCCGATGGTTTAACCCCAACCGAAATTGCTGTTTACATTGCCGAAAAGAAATCAATGGCTTTTGACGAAGAAGCCGGTGATGAAATTGTGCTTACTGCCGATACTATTGTTGAAATTAACGGTTTGATTTTAGGGAAGCCTGAAACAGAAGCGCACGCGGTAGAAATGTTGAAAATGCTATCGGGAAAGGTGCACCGCGTGGTTACAGGCGTTTGTTTAATGTATAAAGGTCAAGTAAATAAATTTTTTGATGTATCCGAGGTGTTCTTTCGTAAACTGACCGATGAGGAGATCATCAACTATGTAACCAAATATAAGCCGTTGGACAAAGCCGGCTCATACGGTATACAGGAATGGATAGGGGTTACTGCTATCGAGCGTATTAATGGTTCCTATACCAACGTTGTAGGTCTGCCGACTGAGAAGGTATACCAGCAATTACTGAAGATGAAGGATTTGTAG
- a CDS encoding DUF4199 domain-containing protein: MDPFAPKPNPTKVATKWALIATGVSIVLTLAYQFLNIAQDSPARYLSLLPFIAFIILAQIEYRQVLGGSITFGQAFSTGFRVALFAGILGAIFMFIYVSYINPDFITQAMEAQRAKMAEKGMTDEQIEQGMKMSSKVMGPAMISFFAAVGSAISGAIISLITAAIVKKDPPPFDGEAYVAPTDATV, from the coding sequence ATGGATCCATTTGCACCCAAACCTAATCCCACTAAGGTAGCTACAAAGTGGGCTTTGATAGCCACCGGGGTATCTATCGTTTTAACTTTAGCTTACCAGTTTTTGAATATCGCCCAGGATTCACCTGCCAGGTATTTATCTCTTTTGCCTTTCATTGCTTTTATCATATTAGCCCAAATTGAATACAGGCAGGTACTTGGCGGAAGCATAACCTTTGGACAGGCTTTTTCTACAGGATTTAGGGTAGCCTTATTTGCAGGGATATTAGGCGCTATTTTTATGTTTATCTACGTATCGTATATCAACCCTGATTTTATTACTCAAGCCATGGAGGCCCAACGCGCTAAAATGGCAGAAAAAGGTATGACCGACGAGCAAATTGAACAAGGCATGAAAATGTCTTCCAAAGTTATGGGTCCGGCTATGATTTCATTTTTTGCAGCTGTTGGATCGGCTATTTCGGGAGCCATTATCAGCTTAATTACTGCAGCTATTGTTAAAAAAGATCCACCTCCGTTTGACGGCGAAGCTTATGTAGCACCAACCGACGCAACGGTATAA
- a CDS encoding transglutaminase domain-containing protein, which produces MKIILLLLTLLTAPVTLLAQDFEFGQYKLDEMEMTRYAKDTSAHAVVLHEFGKTWLSSGDRIPLIHEYHAKIKIFDSQAFNQGTIEIPVYKADNDRFDVVSDIVAVTYYKDDNGLVQKAELDPKKIFTVHQNKYLDIVKFTFPNLCKGCVIEYKYHLEMPRIWTFKTWEFQADIPKVYSEYEAHLPAVYNYNVSLRGPLKLTKNTADLEKDCFSPGGGVKCDCSKMNFIMADVPAFIPEEYMTAPKNFISAIYFELSDYTDLNTGGKIKVAKEWKDVDYDMKHDDGFGGQIKRSSLMKERTQSVIAGKTDEMEKAKAIYDFVKKNYKWDGFYGWRSDDGIKKALNNHSGSVAEVNLTLIAALNAAGINTEAVLLSTREHGVVNKLYPVETDFNYVVAKANIGGQSYLLDATDPLLPFGLLPMRCMNDQGRVMSMDKPSYWIDLAASQKKSRTYALDLTLQDDGKIKGTMINYSTGYEALDKRAAIKKFNSVDEYVEDFDNKLKKIKILKSEVRNLDSLDKPLMEKYDIEIDAYKDLNNNRISFNPFFIDYITENPFKLQDRTYPIDRGALFDDRFMLTLHIPQQLMVESLPQEVGLTMPLNGGRFLVNYVKTDDGVQFSHVTQFNKSVYSTSEYPYLKEMFNKIIQAGTAEIIFKKK; this is translated from the coding sequence ATGAAAATAATTTTACTATTATTAACCCTTCTAACCGCCCCGGTAACCCTTTTAGCGCAAGACTTCGAGTTTGGACAATACAAACTGGATGAAATGGAAATGACCAGGTACGCTAAGGATACTTCTGCGCACGCGGTAGTACTTCATGAATTTGGCAAAACGTGGTTAAGCAGCGGCGACCGGATCCCCTTGATACATGAATATCATGCCAAAATTAAAATATTCGACAGCCAGGCATTTAATCAGGGCACTATAGAGATACCTGTTTATAAAGCTGATAATGACCGGTTTGATGTAGTAAGCGACATTGTGGCCGTTACTTATTATAAAGATGATAACGGGTTGGTACAAAAGGCCGAACTTGACCCCAAAAAGATATTTACTGTACACCAGAACAAGTACCTGGATATTGTAAAATTCACGTTTCCTAATTTGTGCAAGGGTTGCGTTATCGAATATAAATATCATTTGGAAATGCCCCGTATATGGACTTTTAAAACCTGGGAATTTCAAGCTGATATCCCCAAAGTATATTCGGAATACGAAGCGCATTTACCCGCTGTTTATAACTACAATGTTTCGTTGCGCGGCCCCCTGAAACTCACCAAAAACACTGCCGATCTTGAAAAAGATTGCTTTAGCCCGGGTGGCGGCGTAAAATGCGATTGTTCAAAAATGAATTTTATTATGGCTGATGTGCCTGCGTTTATTCCAGAGGAATACATGACCGCGCCGAAAAATTTCATCTCAGCTATATATTTTGAACTATCCGATTATACCGATCTGAATACCGGTGGTAAAATTAAAGTGGCCAAAGAGTGGAAAGATGTGGACTATGACATGAAACATGATGATGGCTTTGGCGGCCAGATTAAAAGAAGCAGTTTAATGAAGGAACGCACCCAAAGCGTTATTGCAGGAAAAACTGACGAAATGGAAAAAGCAAAAGCGATTTATGATTTTGTGAAGAAAAATTACAAATGGGACGGCTTTTATGGCTGGCGAAGCGATGATGGTATTAAGAAAGCATTAAACAATCATTCGGGCAGCGTGGCCGAAGTTAACTTGACATTAATAGCCGCTTTAAATGCCGCGGGGATCAACACCGAAGCCGTATTACTTTCTACCCGTGAACACGGGGTGGTAAATAAACTATACCCTGTTGAAACCGATTTTAACTATGTAGTGGCTAAAGCCAATATTGGCGGACAAAGTTACCTGCTTGATGCTACTGATCCATTATTACCATTTGGCCTTCTCCCTATGCGTTGCATGAACGATCAGGGCCGGGTAATGAGTATGGATAAGCCATCGTACTGGATAGACTTAGCGGCATCGCAAAAGAAATCCAGAACTTATGCCCTCGATTTAACCTTACAGGATGATGGCAAGATAAAAGGTACAATGATCAATTATTCTACCGGTTACGAAGCTTTGGATAAACGCGCAGCCATTAAAAAATTCAACTCGGTTGATGAGTATGTTGAGGATTTTGATAACAAACTGAAAAAAATAAAAATATTGAAATCAGAGGTCCGTAACCTGGACAGTTTGGACAAGCCTTTGATGGAAAAATATGATATTGAGATAGATGCCTATAAAGATTTAAACAATAACCGCATCAGTTTCAATCCGTTCTTTATCGATTATATTACCGAAAACCCTTTTAAACTACAGGACCGTACATACCCCATTGACCGCGGCGCATTATTTGATGACAGGTTTATGCTAACCTTGCATATTCCCCAACAACTTATGGTTGAAAGCCTGCCACAGGAGGTTGGCCTTACCATGCCGTTGAACGGTGGGCGTTTCCTGGTAAATTATGTAAAAACCGATGATGGCGTACAATTCTCGCACGTAACACAGTTCAACAAATCAGTATATTCGACAAGTGAATATCCTTACTTAAAAGAGATGTTCAACAAAATTATACAGGCCGGTACAGCTGAAATTATTTTTAAGAAGAAATAA
- a CDS encoding 3'-5' exonuclease, which translates to MKLNLKRPLAFFDIEATGTNIGADRIVELSVIKLNPDGSEEVKTWRVHPGMPIPLESSLIHGIYDEHIVNEPLFAAIGADIAAFIADSDLAGYNSNKFDIPMLMEEFMRAGIEFDLDQRHFVDVQNIFHQMEQRTLKAAYKFYCDKDIINAHSAEADTRATMEVLLAQIAKYELTEWEDKQGKRSIPVVGDVEALHKFTNLNRTVDFAGRMVYNDEGEELFNFGKHKGKKVEDVFNIEPSYYSWMMQGDFPLYTKKQLEAIYTRWNAKRQAERQARPPQPKPAEQLQNKPYQQQQNFKQNNNYQQKPFVKREDKTPAKPVDDDMLKQLADKFKKG; encoded by the coding sequence ATGAAATTAAATTTAAAACGCCCGCTCGCCTTTTTTGATATTGAAGCTACCGGAACCAATATTGGTGCCGACCGTATTGTTGAACTATCGGTTATTAAGCTTAACCCCGATGGCAGCGAAGAGGTAAAAACCTGGCGCGTACACCCCGGCATGCCTATTCCGTTGGAATCATCGCTTATACACGGTATTTACGACGAACACATTGTGAATGAACCTTTATTTGCCGCTATTGGAGCCGATATTGCCGCATTTATTGCTGATAGTGACCTTGCGGGATACAACTCTAATAAATTTGATATCCCGATGCTAATGGAGGAATTTATGCGTGCAGGCATTGAATTTGATTTAGACCAGCGCCATTTTGTAGATGTGCAGAACATATTCCATCAGATGGAGCAACGCACTTTAAAGGCGGCGTATAAATTTTATTGCGATAAGGATATCATCAACGCCCATTCGGCCGAGGCTGATACCCGCGCTACTATGGAAGTTTTGCTGGCGCAGATAGCCAAATACGAATTAACAGAATGGGAAGATAAGCAGGGTAAACGCAGTATACCCGTTGTAGGCGATGTTGAAGCGCTGCACAAATTCACCAACCTTAACCGCACGGTTGATTTTGCAGGCCGTATGGTTTATAATGACGAGGGAGAGGAACTATTTAACTTTGGCAAGCACAAAGGTAAAAAGGTAGAGGATGTGTTTAACATTGAACCCAGCTATTATTCGTGGATGATGCAGGGGGATTTTCCTTTATATACCAAGAAGCAATTAGAAGCTATATATACGCGCTGGAACGCGAAACGCCAGGCCGAACGGCAAGCGCGCCCCCCGCAACCCAAACCTGCTGAACAACTACAAAACAAGCCATACCAGCAACAGCAAAACTTTAAGCAGAATAACAACTATCAACAGAAGCCGTTTGTGAAACGTGAAGACAAAACCCCG
- a CDS encoding dihydroorotase, translating to MNLLITSATIIDPNSPFHQKKADILIEKGVIAKIAAGITSDYEVFDAKGKYVSPGFFDLNCNIGELGLETKEDLQTGTKAAAAGGFTGLALMPNSNPVHSKTEVEYLVNKAKNNLVDVYPLGTISHKREGKDLAEMYDMHLSGAKAFTDGNRPVQDAGLMERALLYAQGFDGLVFSYPEDTAIAGKAKVHEGEVSTMLGMKGIPSLAEELMIARDLYLAEYTESSIHFSTISTKRSVELIRDAKQKGLKVTCDVAAHHLSLTDEALMGFDSQYKVKPPLRTQSDVDALIVGLNDDTIDAIVSQHTPHEVEFKDVEFEIAEYGIIGLQTAFALALRSGLSTDKLVQQMAINPRKLLKLAIPAIIEGQKANMVVFDTQAEWEFTKQNNRSKSYNSPFIGQNLTGKVLLTCNNNQVFKF from the coding sequence ATGAATTTGCTTATCACTTCTGCCACTATTATTGATCCCAACTCTCCATTCCATCAGAAAAAGGCCGATATTTTAATTGAAAAAGGCGTTATTGCCAAAATAGCAGCGGGTATTACCAGCGACTATGAGGTGTTCGATGCTAAAGGCAAATATGTATCGCCAGGCTTTTTTGATCTGAACTGTAATATTGGAGAATTAGGGTTGGAAACCAAAGAAGACCTGCAAACCGGAACAAAAGCCGCGGCCGCAGGTGGTTTTACAGGGTTGGCATTAATGCCTAATTCAAATCCGGTACATTCAAAAACCGAAGTAGAATATCTGGTGAATAAAGCCAAAAATAATCTTGTTGATGTTTATCCTTTAGGCACCATATCGCATAAACGCGAAGGTAAAGACCTTGCTGAAATGTACGATATGCACCTGAGCGGCGCTAAAGCTTTTACCGACGGTAACCGCCCGGTACAGGATGCAGGCCTGATGGAACGCGCGCTTTTGTATGCCCAGGGGTTTGACGGCCTGGTGTTTTCTTATCCGGAAGACACCGCAATTGCCGGTAAGGCAAAAGTACACGAAGGAGAAGTAAGCACTATGCTGGGTATGAAAGGTATCCCATCTCTGGCCGAGGAGCTAATGATAGCCCGTGACCTTTACCTGGCAGAATATACGGAATCATCCATACATTTCAGTACGATATCAACTAAGCGTTCGGTTGAACTGATCCGCGATGCTAAGCAAAAAGGTTTAAAAGTAACCTGCGATGTGGCGGCGCATCATTTAAGTTTGACAGACGAGGCTCTGATGGGTTTTGATAGTCAATATAAAGTGAAGCCACCATTGCGTACACAAAGCGATGTAGACGCGCTGATAGTCGGCTTAAACGACGACACCATTGACGCTATTGTATCGCAGCATACACCGCATGAGGTAGAGTTTAAGGATGTAGAATTTGAGATTGCGGAATATGGCATCATCGGTCTGCAAACTGCTTTTGCCCTGGCGCTGAGGTCGGGATTGAGTACGGATAAACTGGTGCAACAGATGGCCATTAACCCACGTAAGTTATTGAAGTTGGCCATACCGGCTATTATCGAAGGGCAAAAGGCCAATATGGTGGTATTTGATACACAAGCTGAATGGGAATTCACTAAACAGAATAACCGGTCAAAATCATATAACTCGCCCTTTATAGGGCAAAACCTTACAGGAAAAGTATTGTTAACCTGCAATAACAATCAGGTATTTAAATTCTAA
- a CDS encoding DUF72 domain-containing protein, with amino-acid sequence MEWRIGCSGFHYKGWRGKFYPEKLAVKNWFDFYCQHFDTLELNVTFYRFPQLSFLQAWHTKSPNNFRFAVKAPRAITHYKKFNDVHDLINSFYDTINDGLQAKLGPVLFQLPPSLSYTQERLERIINNLSPAFNNVLEFRHSSWWNPDVIAQLTAHHITFCGMSHPSLPADIIQNTNMVYYRFHGVPLLYKSPYTTAELQQVVNVIKQNKAVNEGWFYFNNDIDVEAVYNAKDMKRLATQS; translated from the coding sequence ATGGAATGGCGTATCGGGTGCTCTGGATTTCATTACAAAGGCTGGCGGGGCAAGTTTTATCCGGAAAAATTAGCGGTGAAAAACTGGTTCGATTTTTACTGCCAGCATTTTGATACGCTGGAGCTTAACGTTACGTTCTACCGTTTTCCGCAACTTTCCTTTTTGCAGGCCTGGCATACCAAAAGCCCCAATAATTTCAGGTTTGCTGTAAAAGCCCCCCGCGCAATTACACATTATAAAAAATTCAATGATGTTCACGACCTGATCAACAGCTTTTACGATACCATTAACGATGGCTTACAAGCCAAGCTTGGCCCGGTGCTTTTTCAATTGCCGCCAAGCCTCAGTTATACCCAGGAACGATTAGAGCGTATTATTAACAATCTGTCCCCGGCTTTTAATAATGTGTTAGAATTCAGGCATAGCAGTTGGTGGAACCCTGATGTTATTGCACAGCTGACAGCGCATCATATTACATTTTGTGGCATGAGCCACCCATCGCTCCCAGCGGATATTATACAAAATACAAACATGGTTTACTACCGTTTTCACGGCGTGCCCCTGCTTTATAAATCACCTTATACTACGGCCGAATTGCAGCAGGTGGTTAATGTTATTAAACAAAACAAGGCGGTCAACGAGGGCTGGTTTTATTTTAATAATGATATTGATGTAGAAGCAGTATACAATGCTAAAGATATGAAGCGCCTGGCAACACAATCCTAA
- a CDS encoding TMEM175 family protein, which yields MNVNEEQELKKEFQLERIILFSDAVFAIILTIMVIELKLPEGFRSVSKEVFLHEMKNVSLQLFGYTLSFFFVAMFWTRHVRLFGFVKDYDKGLLVHNLLFLFCISLFPFAVSMLGGFAKPSSIQGQWGFNIYVITIFLCLFMFSFLAGYLMRNSEKLCYTPAEMEREIKWKVLKAHNWIAPLMLAVLFGMNIAGVPPQYFVYTMAVYGVVTSRVSKYYYPKTLADNKPFILRMFASRQKKSRRAKLPAGE from the coding sequence ATGAATGTGAATGAAGAACAGGAATTAAAAAAAGAATTTCAGCTGGAACGGATCATCCTTTTCAGCGATGCGGTTTTTGCCATTATACTTACTATTATGGTAATAGAACTAAAATTACCTGAAGGCTTCCGCAGTGTTAGCAAGGAAGTTTTTTTGCATGAAATGAAAAACGTTAGCCTGCAGCTATTCGGTTATACCCTAAGCTTCTTTTTTGTAGCCATGTTTTGGACACGCCATGTACGCTTATTTGGCTTTGTTAAAGACTATGATAAAGGCCTGCTGGTTCACAACCTGCTTTTCCTTTTCTGCATATCGTTGTTCCCTTTTGCTGTAAGTATGTTAGGTGGTTTTGCAAAACCAAGCAGTATACAAGGCCAATGGGGGTTTAATATATATGTAATAACCATATTTTTGTGTTTGTTCATGTTCAGCTTTTTAGCGGGTTATCTGATGCGAAACAGTGAAAAGCTATGCTACACCCCTGCCGAGATGGAAAGGGAAATAAAATGGAAGGTGTTAAAGGCGCATAATTGGATAGCGCCCTTAATGTTAGCTGTTTTGTTTGGGATGAATATTGCAGGTGTGCCGCCCCAGTATTTTGTATACACCATGGCCGTTTATGGCGTAGTAACCAGCCGGGTAAGCAAATATTACTATCCTAAAACCCTGGCCGATAATAAACCATTTATACTGCGGATGTTCGCGAGCAGGCAAAAAAAATCCCGCAGGGCAAAGTTGCCTGCGGGAGAATAA
- a CDS encoding BatA domain-containing protein: protein MHFLYPGFLFALTTLAIPVIVHLFNFRRYQKVYFSNVQFLKELQEQQASRRNLKERLILAARLLSLLFLVLAFAKPFIPANNAAPVGKQQIVSVFVDNSYSMQTLSKEGSLLDEAKHHAKEIAATYGINDRFQLLTQDFEGKHQRLLNRDEFNDAVDAVKISPQSRDLQQIVNRQQSLIKSQSGTASIYILSDYQNNMGQRSAIKADSGIALNLVQLKANKLPNVAVDSVWLLSAVHRPDENEKLVVRLHNYADEKAERVPLKLTINKMQKALGSFSLGPREVQNDTLSFSGLQAGWQRCELSLQDNPVTFDNQFYFTFNVKNQMPVLLINGGASNVFLKAAFTTDKFFVTTNTQDGNVDYGSLAGYPLIVLSDIRSISAGLAQQLKNYVNKGGSLLVFQSADEDVKTYQALLQPLNAAYPEKLVNETTKVSAINIQSKVFKSVFEQLPDNPDLPVVKKYYQMHAPARGVSETLLALPGNQPFFSAYKSGRGQVYVAAVALDEDFSNLPRHAMLLPILFRVGLLSGHDQPLFYTLGQDETIEAPTIQLNEKQVLKLTDGHTSIIPDARQQEGSTLLFLSDQLKETGIYELKKQDEILSVIAFNDNRKESDLTYLTAADLKNMAPKGHFLNAATPSLKSELNSINLGLQLWKLCIILALLFVAAEILLVRFYKVDGRRATVTV, encoded by the coding sequence ATGCACTTTCTATATCCGGGTTTTCTGTTTGCACTGACCACTTTGGCCATCCCTGTAATTGTGCATTTATTCAACTTCAGGCGTTACCAAAAGGTGTATTTCAGCAACGTGCAGTTTTTAAAGGAACTGCAGGAACAGCAGGCTTCGCGCAGAAACCTAAAAGAGCGCCTGATACTGGCCGCGCGTTTATTGTCGTTATTATTTTTAGTATTGGCATTCGCCAAACCGTTTATTCCGGCAAATAATGCGGCACCGGTTGGTAAGCAGCAAATAGTAAGTGTGTTTGTAGATAATTCTTACTCGATGCAGACGCTGAGTAAGGAAGGCTCGTTACTTGATGAAGCGAAACATCATGCCAAAGAAATTGCCGCTACCTATGGTATCAACGATCGGTTTCAGCTACTTACCCAGGACTTTGAAGGTAAACATCAGCGCCTGCTTAACCGCGATGAGTTTAATGACGCGGTTGATGCCGTAAAGATCAGTCCGCAAAGCCGTGACTTACAGCAAATCGTAAATCGTCAGCAAAGTTTAATCAAGTCTCAATCAGGCACTGCCTCTATTTATATCCTGTCGGATTATCAAAACAATATGGGCCAGCGATCGGCCATAAAAGCCGATTCGGGCATAGCATTGAACCTGGTACAACTAAAAGCTAATAAATTGCCCAATGTGGCAGTAGATTCGGTTTGGTTGCTGAGCGCCGTTCACCGGCCGGATGAGAACGAAAAGCTGGTAGTGCGCCTGCATAACTATGCTGATGAAAAAGCTGAACGTGTACCGCTTAAACTTACCATTAACAAAATGCAAAAAGCGCTGGGCAGCTTTAGCCTTGGCCCGCGCGAAGTGCAAAACGATACCTTGTCTTTCTCGGGCTTGCAAGCCGGCTGGCAGCGATGCGAATTATCTTTACAGGATAACCCTGTTACATTCGACAATCAATTTTACTTTACATTTAACGTAAAGAACCAAATGCCGGTACTGCTGATAAACGGGGGCGCAAGCAATGTATTTTTGAAAGCCGCATTTACAACTGATAAGTTTTTTGTAACCACTAACACGCAGGATGGTAATGTGGATTATGGCAGTCTTGCAGGTTATCCGCTTATTGTGCTAAGCGATATCAGATCTATTTCGGCGGGATTGGCCCAGCAATTAAAAAATTATGTAAATAAAGGTGGTTCGCTGCTGGTATTTCAATCGGCAGATGAAGATGTAAAAACCTACCAGGCCTTATTGCAGCCGCTGAATGCCGCTTATCCTGAAAAACTGGTTAACGAAACAACTAAAGTATCGGCAATAAATATACAAAGCAAGGTGTTTAAAAGTGTGTTTGAGCAATTACCCGATAACCCCGATTTACCGGTTGTAAAAAAATATTATCAAATGCATGCACCCGCACGTGGTGTAAGCGAAACCCTTCTGGCCCTGCCGGGTAACCAGCCGTTCTTTTCTGCTTACAAAAGTGGCCGTGGGCAGGTATATGTTGCCGCAGTAGCTTTAGATGAAGATTTTAGCAACCTGCCGCGTCATGCCATGCTATTGCCCATACTGTTTAGGGTGGGCTTGTTAAGCGGGCACGATCAGCCTTTGTTTTATACGCTGGGGCAGGATGAAACTATTGAAGCACCGACTATTCAATTAAATGAAAAACAGGTATTAAAACTGACTGACGGCCATACCAGCATTATTCCCGATGCGCGCCAGCAGGAGGGGAGCACCCTTTTATTTTTATCAGACCAATTGAAGGAAACCGGTATTTATGAACTGAAAAAACAGGACGAAATATTAAGTGTGATTGCATTTAACGATAACCGTAAAGAATCGGACCTGACCTATTTAACCGCGGCCGACCTTAAAAACATGGCGCCTAAAGGGCATTTTCTGAACGCGGCTACCCCATCATTAAAGTCAGAACTGAATAGCATTAACCTTGGACTGCAATTATGGAAGTTATGTATAATTTTAGCTTTGTTATTTGTAGCTGCCGAAATATTGTTGGTGCGGTTTTACAAAGTTGATGGCCGGCGCGCCACTGTAACAGTATAA
- a CDS encoding DUF3857 domain-containing protein produces the protein MKGLFLVAGACLLSAIARGQQNYDATLIPKELLAYSTAVIRNCDEHMEVKDLDNTIYHIKQAVTILNKNGDKHAEMAIWHNKSNVIKTIKGAIYTSSGKLLSKFSEKDFEDESAASNSSLFEDSRVKHYQPAIIDYPYTIEFEYELRSKQTLNLFDWRPNPGTGVSVENSTFTFTCKPDFNIRYKEINTPHKVVRGTNPQGLKTYQWQLSNLKSVKYEPYSPNPQQYLTTVKIAPEKFSYEGITGSYSNWKELGKWIYDKLLLNRDAVSAETVDHIKEITRGITDPKLKAQKIYEYMQQKTRYVSIQTGIGGYQPFMASDVDRTGYGDCKALVNYTHALLKTANIDSWYCVVKSGSRKQSFLTDFASMDQGDHVILCLPFKNDTTWLECTSQKIPFGYLGDFTDDRWVLACTPEGGKLLHTPHYATEANITRRKAEFTIDTKGELSGNMITEFCGTDYDTRYEFIDEAYTEQLKRIKEAYPINNLDIEKLALKKASSANAVTTEAITFKAREFASLNTDKFYFKVNLANRTTHVPDEIRNRLTDVYINRGFVEDDQISYILPTGYRPDKVLMNKEVTKPFGKYTISMHLDGNKLVYKRRLQLNEGTYDKDSYQDLVDFYQEVADADTYHMTLVKRN, from the coding sequence ATGAAAGGGCTTTTTTTAGTTGCAGGGGCATGTTTATTATCGGCGATAGCCAGGGGCCAGCAAAATTATGATGCCACGCTTATACCAAAAGAGTTGTTAGCTTATTCCACAGCTGTGATCAGGAATTGTGATGAGCATATGGAAGTAAAAGACCTGGATAATACCATTTATCATATTAAACAGGCCGTTACCATATTAAACAAAAACGGCGACAAGCACGCCGAAATGGCAATATGGCACAATAAAAGTAACGTTATTAAAACCATTAAAGGCGCTATATATACTTCATCGGGCAAATTACTGAGTAAGTTTTCTGAAAAGGATTTTGAGGATGAAAGCGCTGCCAGCAATTCCTCGCTGTTCGAAGATTCAAGAGTTAAGCATTATCAACCTGCCATCATTGATTATCCTTATACGATTGAATTTGAATATGAATTGCGTTCTAAGCAAACACTAAACCTTTTTGACTGGCGACCCAACCCCGGCACGGGGGTAAGCGTGGAAAATAGCACGTTCACTTTTACCTGTAAGCCCGATTTTAATATCAGGTATAAAGAGATCAATACACCACATAAAGTAGTGAGAGGGACAAACCCGCAGGGCTTAAAAACTTATCAATGGCAATTAAGTAACTTAAAATCGGTAAAGTACGAGCCATATAGCCCTAATCCCCAACAATACCTGACCACGGTAAAAATAGCGCCCGAAAAATTTAGCTATGAAGGTATTACCGGCTCATACAGCAACTGGAAAGAACTGGGCAAATGGATATATGATAAATTATTGCTAAACCGCGATGCAGTGTCAGCCGAAACAGTTGACCATATTAAGGAAATCACTCGGGGTATAACCGATCCTAAATTAAAAGCTCAGAAGATATACGAGTATATGCAGCAGAAAACGCGCTATGTAAGCATACAGACAGGCATTGGGGGTTATCAGCCTTTTATGGCATCGGATGTGGACAGAACCGGCTACGGCGATTGCAAGGCACTGGTAAATTATACACACGCCTTATTGAAGACAGCTAATATCGACTCATGGTATTGTGTGGTGAAGTCCGGATCGCGCAAGCAAAGTTTCCTCACCGATTTTGCCAGTATGGATCAGGGCGATCATGTGATATTGTGCCTGCCTTTTAAAAATGATACCACCTGGCTGGAATGTACCAGTCAGAAAATTCCTTTTGGTTATCTGGGCGATTTTACGGACGACCGCTGGGTATTAGCCTGTACACCGGAAGGCGGCAAGTTACTGCACACTCCGCATTATGCTACCGAGGCTAATATCACCCGCCGCAAAGCCGAATTTACAATTGATACGAAAGGTGAATTATCTGGCAATATGATAACCGAGTTTTGCGGAACCGATTACGACACACGCTATGAATTTATTGACGAGGCTTATACCGAACAGCTGAAAAGAATAAAAGAGGCCTACCCTATTAATAACCTGGATATTGAGAAATTAGCTTTAAAAAAAGCCAGCAGTGCAAATGCGGTGACCACAGAGGCTATTACATTTAAAGCCCGCGAGTTTGCATCGCTTAACACCGATAAGTTTTATTTTAAAGTGAACCTTGCCAACCGGACAACCCACGTGCCCGACGAAATACGAAACAGGTTGACCGATGTTTATATTAACCGGGGCTTTGTTGAGGATGACCAGATCAGCTATATATTACCCACGGGATACCGGCCGGATAAAGTGTTGATGAATAAAGAAGTGACCAAACCTTTCGGCAAATACACCATAAGCATGCACCTTGATGGAAACAAATTGGTATATAAAAGGCGTTTGCAGCTAAATGAAGGTACTTATGACAAGGATAGTTACCAGGACCTGGTTGATTTTTACCAGGAGGTAGCCGATGCTGATACTTATCACATGACTTTAGTTAAACGTAACTGA